In Leucobacter sp. CX169, a single genomic region encodes these proteins:
- the deoC gene encoding deoxyribose-phosphate aldolase — MTDHTQGAEALTRDELLAIADHTLLASDTTPAQLDAFLDAARELGVKRVCISPSLLPVDKRGLEIVTVVGFPSGAHHAEVKAFEAARAVKEGADEIDMVVNLGLVRAGNFAAVQDEVRAVRNATEGHVLKVILETAALSDIEIVLASRAAEGGGADFVKSSTGFHPAGGASVAAVRIMSDTVGGRLGVKASGGVRTAAAVRELYAAGATRFGLSGTAAIAAELDADENGAGDGGGQDPAGAIGASETGGAGAADTAAQSGGY; from the coding sequence ATGACCGACCACACCCAGGGCGCAGAAGCCCTCACCCGTGACGAACTGTTGGCCATCGCCGACCACACGCTGCTCGCCAGCGACACGACGCCGGCGCAGCTCGATGCCTTCCTCGACGCCGCACGCGAGCTCGGTGTCAAGCGCGTCTGCATCAGCCCCTCCCTTCTGCCCGTCGACAAGCGCGGGCTCGAGATCGTCACGGTCGTCGGCTTCCCCTCCGGAGCCCACCACGCCGAGGTCAAGGCCTTCGAGGCCGCCCGCGCGGTAAAGGAGGGCGCCGACGAGATCGACATGGTTGTGAACCTCGGGCTCGTGCGCGCCGGCAACTTCGCCGCGGTCCAAGACGAGGTGCGTGCGGTGCGCAACGCGACCGAGGGGCACGTGCTCAAGGTCATTCTCGAGACCGCGGCGCTCTCGGACATCGAGATCGTCCTGGCGAGCCGCGCCGCCGAGGGCGGGGGAGCGGACTTCGTCAAGTCCTCCACCGGCTTCCACCCCGCGGGTGGCGCGAGCGTGGCGGCCGTCCGCATCATGTCCGACACCGTCGGCGGGCGCCTCGGCGTCAAGGCCTCGGGCGGCGTGCGCACAGCCGCTGCGGTGCGCGAGCTCTACGCGGCCGGCGCGACCCGGTTTGGCCTGTCGGGCACGGCCGCGATCGCTGCAGAGCTCGATGCTGACGAGAACGGTGCGGGCGATGGCGGCGGGCAGGATCCTGCCGGTGCAATCGGGGCCAGCGAGACCGGCGGGGCTGGTGCCGCCGATACCGCCGCCCAGAGCGGCGGGTACTAG